The genomic window AAaaagctcttcttctccaaaccTTAGAAGAAGCTGTTGGTCAACACAACATCACAATCTTTGCTCCTCGTAACGATGccttagaaaaaaatcttgatcCTGAATTCAAATCTTTCTTACTCCAACCGAAAAACCTCAAATCATTACAATCTTTATTAATGTTTCACATTCTTCCCAAAAGAATCACTTCTCCACAATTCTCCTCCGCCGTCGTTAGCCACCGTACTCTCTCCAACGACCACCTCCATTTCACCAACGGAAAAGTCAACTCCGCTGAAATAACCAAACCCGATGATTTAACTCGTCCCGATGGAATCATCCACGGAATCGAACGTCTTTTAATCCCACGTTCTGTTCAAGAAGATTTCAACCGCCGTCGTAGTCTCCGTTCAATCGCTGCCGTATTACCGGAAGGAGCACCGGAGGTTGATCCAAGAACTCACCGTCTCAAGAAAAAGCCAGCACCAATTCCCGCCGGAGCTCCACCGGTTCTTCCGGTTTACGACGCAATGTCACCTGGTCCGTCACTAGCTCCGGCTCCGGCACCAGGACCGGGTGGGCCACGCCACCATTTCAACGGAGAGGCTCAAGTTAAAGATTTTATCCACACGCTTCTTCATTACGGTGGCTACAATGAAATGGCAGATATTCTCGTTAATCTCACTTCTTTAGCCACCGAGATGGGTCGGCTCGTGTCGGAAGGTTACGTTTTAACCGTTTTAGCACCAAACGACGAAGCTATGGCTAAATTGACCACGGACCAATTGAGCGAACCGGGAGCTCCAGAGCAAATTATGTATTATCACATCATACCGGAATACCAAACCGAAGAGAGTATGTACAATTCTGTACGCCGGTTTGGGAAAATCCGGTACGATTCACTCCGGTTTCCTCATAAAGTAGAGGCTCAGGAGGCAGATGGTTCGGTTAAGTTCGGTCATGGTGATGGTTCGGCTTATTTGTTCGATCCTGATATTTATACCGATGGACGGATTTCGGTTCAAGGGATTGACGGTGTTTTGTTCCCGGAGGAAAAAACTCCGGTCGAGAAGAAAACCGGCGTTCCAGTTGTCAAGAAAGCACCTAAACCAAGAAGAGGTAATCAAATTTTGATCAATCTTTAGTCTATTAATTTTTGTCCTTACCTATTTGATCGTGACATTTTAACCCCAaattatagaaattaaaaaaatacataccACTactacaaaaatacaaaagttttGGTATAGACACCATTACAAAGTTATAAAGTCACTCGCTTAGGGAATTTTTTATGTTCTATGATTTTGTCATATTAAATGGATAACTAAATCATTGTTATAGAAAGATAATGGTGATTAGTCCATATACAATTAGTCTTTCAACGAGAGAGTACTAAGTAAACAAGTGAGATTTGGAAAAAGTACAAACGTGTGAGAATGGAGACAAAGTCTCTCTAACAAActttgatataatatataaaatttcaacaatattatacaaaattttggaGATAATTAGGATTTATAACTACTTAATGATCCACCGACGAAAGTATCCCATGTTAAAGTGAATGAAAATCACAAAGtgttcctttttctttgttttttgttctaaagCCAAGTATGAGTCATATAATCATATtgtaataaagagagaaaattttctttatttatttctaaatatattatttttgcaTTAGTTAGAAACAATCATTTTAATAGTCCTTCGTTGTTAttgttaataaaacaaaaaccaaaccgtttgaaaaaattaataatttgtatgatttatattatattgCAGGTAAATTGATGGAAGTAGCATGTACAATGCTGGGATCACAATTTCCAACATGTCAATGAGATCAAATTAAATCCGGGACATGAGAATTTTATAATTCTGTAAACATGTGATAAAAATGtgaacagaaaaaagaaataatgtaaatgattatttttttgggctCGTTGCAATATGATTgttaaattgtaattttcagTTGTTTTGAGCTGACGTAACCAAACCAGATTGGGTgggtcttttcttttctgttggATGCTACTGTATTGGATCGAATCTGTCCATTTAGAGATCTTCTAATGGACTACTAGATTAAGCAGCCCTAGGTGGTAGGTTATGCATTGGAAATACTGTAAACTGTAAAGGCAACAATGTCCATAACTCTAAGAAAATAATCCATCTAATTCAGAACATCAATATACCCAAATCCAGTTTtagaaacaaagtaaaaacagtataaaaaaaaagccaaaatGTGATGAGAAGTCACATGTCATCTCGAGTTGATATTCCAACAAGTTGCTAACATTAAACAACATGGGATAGCATATTTGATATTCCAATTCACAACATGAGCATGCCCGGTCCACAACTCAAGCTACCCAAACAATGGCTAAGATCATCAAAAGAGATGagtaaaaatacaaaatattataggtatttgttattaattcattttttgttggtctttTTTTTACCATATCACATGAGTTTTAAGctttaaagttaataaataCTAATTAAGCGGATTGGTAATGaatttttagtaaaattttggttagaaaaaaaaaaacgaaaacaaattttttcttcttctttttgtatgaatataaaactatattcaAAAAGACGTTTgcacaaaattttaatttcgaTTGATTCcattgttatttatttttatgttggCTTGGATTCCATTGGTATTAAGGTAAGTGATTTTAGTGACAAAATGGAAGAAGttgctttgaagaaaaataattgaaaacaaaaaaaaaaaattgactattgtttttattttcttacaaactATTTATGGATTTAAAAGTTGTTTTATCAAGTTttagtatgattttttttatattatattattagtaaatttgcgagaaaaatataaagagcatggtttttttctttacgtAAACGTTCAAAATTATCAGTCCGGCTCTAAACATGAGATAGTAGATTCTAATTCTCGTCATGAGATCGTAGATTCTGATTGACAACAAGAGATAGGAGATTCCTGTTTACAGTATGAGATTGTAGATTTCATTCACAACATGACATCATAGATTTCAATTCACAACATGAAGCaaatcattaattattttcaaatgtCATACCAATCTCGTCTTCTCGAATGTTTGGAGCTTCATGACCAACCTTTGAGTAAAGAGCATTACAAAGTCGTAATCGTTTTAAAAACAAGTTAAAGATTTCGTTTCTTTGGATGATTTTATGAATAGTATAATACAAATTTACACAACTCACCACATAATATCCTTTGTATGATCCAACCAATTTCAGATGGAGAAAATATAGTTGCATGAGTATCTACAATCTAAGACACAAAGACATAGATGGATCTAAGGGAGACTGAACTCTTGTATAATGGATTCACAATCACAAGAAACAAGGAGAGAAACACAAATTGAACGTTATTATTTCCAGCTTAATGGACTTGAAGAATGACCATCATGTTTGTGCCTAATCTGATTTTCTCCAAATTCTTTAGAATTCTCTCTTTGCTAATCCTGACCAATATGAGAAATTCACCATTTTTTTGCTCATAGGTGCTATCAATAAcagtttcaagtttcaacaatTCACCATTTATATAACATTACCAACAGTCCAACACTAGTAACATAATcaccaaaatatattagtaataaattttcatcacagctttatatttttgtgattaGAAATTAGGATCTTACAgaaatctttcaaaaaaaaattcataacagttccattttttttggtaagattcataaaaaaattcaagttaaatgcattttataaaaatgtagGAAAAACTTTCATCAAAAATCGTTGAGAAGAACATACAGTATATCTTATCCACTCTCTTCCTCATCCACGCGGCAAAGGCACAAACCTCTTTAGAAAAATGTCGTCAGCTTATTGTTCCTCCGCCGTGGCTGTATCCGCCGCAGCCACCGCTTCCTCCGCCGCTACCTTTAATCCATTACTCTCCTCCCACTCCAATTCCCAACTCTTCTATCGCTTTACACCAAAATCCTTCAAACTCGTTGCCAATTGCCCTAATCCACTAATCCTCCACTCAAATATCCGCCGCCACCGCTTCTTCTGCGCCGCCGAAACCGAAGCTAGTTCCGCCGATGATGAAATCCAGGCatcagtagaagaagaagaagaggtagaagaagaaggagatgaaggtgaagaagaagtagaggaagaaaaacagaCGACGCAAGCGAGTGGTGAAGAAGGGAGGCTTTACGTTGGGAATTTACCTTACACAATCACTTCTTCTGAGCTCTCTCAGATTTTTGGAGAAGCTGGAACTGTCGTCGATGTTCAGGTTCGTCTCTAATCTTCATACGATTCTATCAATCGATTTGGAGACAGTGAAGCAAAATTAGGATGAAGATTGTCTAATTGTTAGCATTGTTCTCTGTTGTAGATTGTTTATGATAAAGTTACTGATAGAAGCAGAGGATTTGGATTTGTAACAATGGGAAGcattgaagaagctaaagaagcgATGCAGATGTTTAACAGCTCTGTAAGTTCACATCATTTGATCAAAGATGATTCAGCTTCAGAATGTTTCTGATCTCTTGTGTGTTGAGTTTGTAGCAAATTGGTGGTAGAACGGTGAAAGTGAACTTCCCGGAGGTGCCGAGAGGCGGTGAGAACGAAGTAATGAGAACCAAAATCCGTGATAATAACCGGAGTTATGTTGATAGTCCTCATAAGGTATATGCAGGAAACCTTGGTTGGAATCTAACCTCACAAGGTTTAAAGGATGCATTTGGTGATCAACCTGGTGTGCTTGGTGCTAAAGTTATCTATGAAAGAAATACTGGGAGGTCTAGGGGGTTTGGTTTCATCTCGTTCGAGTCAGCGGAAAATGTTCAGTCTGCTTTGGCTACAATGAATGGCGTGGTAAGGCTTCTTCTCCCTTCTTGTTTGGTTGGGTGGTTTGGGTTTTGAGACTCactagttttggtttttaggaAGTTGAAGGACGAGCGCTGAGGCTAAATTTGgcttcagagagagagaaacccACTGTGTCTCCTCCTTCCgtaga from Arabidopsis thaliana chromosome 3, partial sequence includes these protein-coding regions:
- the FLA15 gene encoding FASCICLIN-like arabinogalactan protein 15 precursor, with the translated sequence MKLYTTKKKQKEEETSQSPITSLYQILSLFTNQKINKLKTILHFADTFFSTTTMDDLSKLLFFLLLTISITTALPDKPGSGQINSNSVLVALLDSHYTELAELVEKALLLQTLEEAVGQHNITIFAPRNDALEKNLDPEFKSFLLQPKNLKSLQSLLMFHILPKRITSPQFSSAVVSHRTLSNDHLHFTNGKVNSAEITKPDDLTRPDGIIHGIERLLIPRSVQEDFNRRRSLRSIAAVLPEGAPEVDPRTHRLKKKPAPIPAGAPPVLPVYDAMSPGPSLAPAPAPGPGGPRHHFNGEAQVKDFIHTLLHYGGYNEMADILVNLTSLATEMGRLVSEGYVLTVLAPNDEAMAKLTTDQLSEPGAPEQIMYYHIIPEYQTEESMYNSVRRFGKIRYDSLRFPHKVEAQEADGSVKFGHGDGSAYLFDPDIYTDGRISVQGIDGVLFPEEKTPVEKKTGVPVVKKAPKPRRGKLMEVACTMLGSQFPTCQ
- the FLA15 gene encoding FASCICLIN-like arabinogalactan protein 15 precursor (FASCICLIN-like arabinogalactan protein 15 precursor (FLA15); INVOLVED IN: cell adhesion; LOCATED IN: endomembrane system; EXPRESSED IN: 21 plant structures; EXPRESSED DURING: 13 growth stages; CONTAINS InterPro DOMAIN/s: FAS1 domain (InterPro:IPR000782); BEST Arabidopsis thaliana protein match is: FASCICLIN-like arabinogalactan protein 16 precursor (TAIR:AT2G35860.1); Has 1194 Blast hits to 1139 proteins in 270 species: Archae - 8; Bacteria - 524; Metazoa - 184; Fungi - 15; Plants - 237; Viruses - 3; Other Eukaryotes - 223 (source: NCBI BLink).); its protein translation is MDDLSKLLFFLLLTISITTALPDKPGSGQINSNSVLVALLDSHYTELAELVEKALLLQTLEEAVGQHNITIFAPRNDALEKNLDPEFKSFLLQPKNLKSLQSLLMFHILPKRITSPQFSSAVVSHRTLSNDHLHFTNGKVNSAEITKPDDLTRPDGIIHGIERLLIPRSVQEDFNRRRSLRSIAAVLPEGAPEVDPRTHRLKKKPAPIPAGAPPVLPVYDAMSPGPSLAPAPAPGPGGPRHHFNGEAQVKDFIHTLLHYGGYNEMADILVNLTSLATEMGRLVSEGYVLTVLAPNDEAMAKLTTDQLSEPGAPEQIMYYHIIPEYQTEESMYNSVRRFGKIRYDSLRFPHKVEAQEADGSVKFGHGDGSAYLFDPDIYTDGRISVQGIDGVLFPEEKTPVEKKTGVPVVKKAPKPRRGKLMEVACTMLGSQFPTCQ
- the CP33 gene encoding chloroplast RNA-binding protein 33 (chloroplast RNA-binding protein 33 (CP33); FUNCTIONS IN: RNA binding; LOCATED IN: thylakoid, chloroplast stroma, chloroplast; EXPRESSED IN: 23 plant structures; EXPRESSED DURING: 14 growth stages; CONTAINS InterPro DOMAIN/s: RNA recognition motif, RNP-1 (InterPro:IPR000504), Nucleotide-binding, alpha-beta plait (InterPro:IPR012677); BEST Arabidopsis thaliana protein match is: chloroplast RNA-binding protein 31B (TAIR:AT5G50250.1); Has 514069 Blast hits to 499112 proteins in 22048 species: Archae - 10752; Bacteria - 302541; Metazoa - 101965; Fungi - 16255; Plants - 33338; Viruses - 35348; Other Eukaryotes - 13870 (source: NCBI BLink).), encoding MSSAYCSSAVAVSAAATASSAATFNPLLSSHSNSQLFYRFTPKSFKLVANCPNPLILHSNIRRHRFFCAAETEASSADDEIQASVEEEEEVEEEGDEGEEEVEEEKQTTQASGEEGRLYVGNLPYTITSSELSQIFGEAGTVVDVQIVYDKVTDRSRGFGFVTMGSIEEAKEAMQMFNSSQIGGRTVKVNFPEVPRGGENEVMRTKIRDNNRSYVDSPHKVYAGNLGWNLTSQGLKDAFGDQPGVLGAKVIYERNTGRSRGFGFISFESAENVQSALATMNGVEVEGRALRLNLASEREKPTVSPPSVEEGETEEASLESNEVLSNVSA